CGATCTCTGCCTGTGTCGGACGGACTCCCCGTCGCAAGAGGTCCGACAACATGCCGACGACGGTGTGCGCGGCGAGCGCGGCGTCGGTCTCGGCGGCGGTGCTGCCGAGCTGAGCGAACGGTTCGCGTAGCAGCACCGCGAGCGACTCCGCATGCGACGGCCGGTTCGAGCCGAGACTGTCGCTGATGCGGCCGCCGTTCCACAGCACGGCCCGAGTCGTGGCGGCGATGTCGTCGTCGGCCGCCTGGGACATCACACCCTCCACCCAGCGTCGTACACGCCCTTCGGGCGTCCGTGCCTTTGCCATCTGATGGTGCAGGTAGCTCGCCAGTCGCGCCGCGCCGTCTTCGATGATCGCGGCAACGAGTGCTTCCTTCGAGGCGAAGTGGCGATAGAAGGCGTCGTTGGAGAGGCCGGCCGCAGCCACGATGTCGGCGACCCGCGGGCTTGACGTGGTGCCGCACTTGCGCATGGCGTCGAGCCCAGCATCGAGGAGCCGCCGGACCTCGTTCGCGTACTGCGCACCGCGCTTGGCAAGGGTCTGCCGGGCGATCGCCTCAGCGGGGTCGGTCGGCTCGGGCAGAATTGCATTTGAGGACATCAGAACGTTATTCTGGCAGGGTCGAGAGGAGAGCGCCAATGGCGTGGGATTTCGAGACCGAGCCGGAGTTCCAAAAGAAGCTGGAATGGGTCGACGCCTTCGTGCGCGACGAGGTCGAGCCCCTCGACATGGTGTGGCCGGGGCTCGCGTTCACGCCGTTGGACGAGACGCGGCGGCGGGTCGTGGACCCGTTGAAGGAGGAGGTGCGCCGCCACGATCTGTGGGCCACCCATCTGGGGCCTGAGCTCGGCGGCCAGGGGTACGGGCAGCTGAAGCTGGCGCTCCTCAACGAGATCCTCGGCCGGTCCTCATGGGCGCCGATCGTGTTCGGGTGTCAGGCGCCCGATACCGGCAACGCCGAGATCATTGCCCACTACGGCACGCCGGAGCAGAAAGAGCGCTACCTGCAGCCCCTGCTCGACGGTGAGCTCTTCTCCTGTTACTCGATGACCGAGCCCCATGCCGGGGCCGACCCCACGATGTTCACGACCAGGGCCGAGAAGGACGGCGACGAGTGGGTCATCAACGGGTGGAAGTTCTTCTCTTCGAACGCCAAGACGGCGTCGTTCCTCATCGTCATGGCGGTGACGAACCCCGACGTGAGTGCCTACCAGGGCATGTCGATGTTCCTGGTGCCGAGCGGCACGCCGGGCATCGATATCGTCCGCAA
This is a stretch of genomic DNA from Acidimicrobiales bacterium. It encodes these proteins:
- a CDS encoding TetR/AcrR family transcriptional regulator, producing MALSSRPCQNNVLMSSNAILPEPTDPAEAIARQTLAKRGAQYANEVRRLLDAGLDAMRKCGTTSSPRVADIVAAAGLSNDAFYRHFASKEALVAAIIEDGAARLASYLHHQMAKARTPEGRVRRWVEGVMSQAADDDIAATTRAVLWNGGRISDSLGSNRPSHAESLAVLLREPFAQLGSTAAETDAALAAHTVVGMLSDLLRRGVRPTQAEIDHIAEFCLAAVTSRRVSRSTKERH